The Elaeis guineensis isolate ETL-2024a chromosome 11, EG11, whole genome shotgun sequence genomic interval tgaaaaaaaaaaagaagatttaaCTCAGTTTGCTGAACCGGACCAAAATCGCCCGATTCACCCCATACCGAGCCGACCCGGCCACCAACCGGTATAGATCCCGGTACCAATTCTACAGATCTTGATCAAACATTTCCATCCCCATTCACCATGTTTATTAttaaacaaaaaatataaatgaTATTACATGTAAAACTTAAAAATCCATCCATAATAAGTTGATATTTTAAATTACATAAGAGATCTTTTATTCAGATGTTTCTCTTTTGCATGAAGAGTTAACAATTAGATCCTTACCATGTCACAACTACAAAATCTCCTGATAATGAGTAAGGGATGCACACATTTTCTACTGGCTCTCTTATAGCGCCAAACTATACGTTACAATGAACTGTTACTACATTTATTAAATTATTCTGACAGCTGAGTTCAAAACAAGTGTGATATACAGCTAAGaaataagaaattaagataatggtTGGTAATATATTGCCTTTGGTAGAATTAAGTAACCATGATTATGGTTGTTGGAAGAGATAGGTGGAAGAACCTAAAAAATAGGTGTAGGAATAAGTGCAAGATCTCAAAGTAGGTGCGACATCATATAATATTGTTAACTAGATGAATCCCTTTCACATGCAAGAATTGGGAATATCTCCTTAATAAAGTATTTTGGTGCACCACTGAAGATTCATCTGAAATCACTCACAAACAGCTTACTACATTTACTTCCTAAGCAAGAACCATTTATTGTCTGCATGATGACCATAATATCCTATTGCATAAACAATTACTGTTTATCCAACTTCAACTTGATGATCGATCTTGTTTTATTTTTCCAAGACAGAATACTCATTTGATTTCCATAGAGCACTTTAGACATGTCTCAGAGAGTCAGAGTCACTTTGAACCATGAGGAAGTAATCATGCGATTAGACACATACATTGGCCTCTAAAGATGGCTCTGCCTAGAAAAAAATGACTCGAATCATAAAAGTTGCTTAATTGTGTTTTCTAAGCTATCAATAACCTGCTAATATGAAAATGCATGATACAATAACAAAGAAAAAAGGGGGGAAAGTATACTCACAAAGACAAAATTaacatgaaaagaaagaaaagtccaATAACCAAATTCAGAGAATTTATGGACAATTTTACCTTCACTGAAATCAGGCTATGCACTCTGCTTCAAatttgggaaaaaaataaaatattaataatacagCATTGTAGGCCACTTACAGGAGTAAGGCTTGGGCAATGATGCACAAAGACAAGGATTACGAAGCAGATATAATTACACAAGTGAAATCAATAAGGTCCATCAAAGAAAACAGAGATGACAGACGGACAGGAAAAATTCACGGAGCATCTTTAACAAGACTCAATTGCTCTTGAATGTGCTGGGTCATTGTTTGATGTCAGTAGTAGCTGatgatctggatcatcctcgtcaCTCTCCTCAGCTGATGAAGTAATTGGCACGGACTCATCTTCTGAAATGTTCTCAACCCCATCAAAAAAAGTCGATAGTTAGCAATCCCATCTACTACATGATAAAACATGAAAGCATCAAATCTGTGTAAAATTGGATAACATTAACTTAGGCAATGTTTAAGGCTTTAATTTCTGTGGTAACTTTTATTGTTCTACTTCCCAACTGAGACGTTGGGATGCCATGTCCCACAGTAAAACAAAGTGCCATGGTTAATGAAGTCAGGCAACATTGCAAGCCATCCTGATTTTTGGAAGATGAAACATTCCCTGAATATCAAATGCTACCAGCTTTTTTTCCCAGGGAGCCAAGCTTGCATAGGAAGAGTGTAAGTCTGGGTGGGAGACTTGACCCATCTAGTGAAGTTACCAGATCTTTAAAAGATTTGCACAAATATATTCCAGCGATCGGACGAGAAGATCAACCCAAACTGGTTTGGTTGCAACTTATACGTCTAGATGGAAGCTACTAAACTGTAACTATTGCACTAATATAATACAAACTAACCAGAGAGTGTTGGTTGAGCTGGTAAATTTCCAACTGCTGTAACCTGAATATTTTCTGGTAGAAGACAGTTGCAGAAAGAACCTGAAACTTCACAAAAGTTCATACTTATTAGTACCCACCATCCTAATGGAGGCCAGCAAGATTATCAGACAAGATACCGACCAAATTTCGCAAGCCGATTTACCCATCCTGGAATTGGTTTTCCAGTCAAATGCATACAAACATCGTCTGTGAAATGATTGCAGTTCTTGACAATCAAATGGTAGGTATCGCCATGATATTTTCCAGCAAGGTTTTCAATAAACATGCGGAACTCTGAATAAGACATGTCAGTGGTGCCCAGCCACACAGAACGCCGGAAGACAAAACCAGGACAGCATCTTGGTTCCACCTCAAATACTCCACTAGTTGGGTACTCATGTGCTCCAAATCCATACTCCATGCCATGTACTGTTTGTCAAGTAAAAAATTAGTACttgaaaatattcaaaaaaaaaaaaagaagaaattataCCACAAGAACCAAGAAAATAAAAAGGTAAGAAACAAGATTAATAATAAGCAGGTTATATGTGCAGTGACCTGGGAGAAAATCTCCTCTTGTTTCATTTTTCGAGTACACAAAATTACATCCCTTCAAACGAtgaaaccccccccccccccaaaagaagaaaacaaagaaaatgaaagaaaaaaattactggTGCATCTTTTTAGGCACTTTACATTCTAGATCAATAATGATGGGTAATTGACCAATTGAAGTCTTGTTAGCTTGAAGTTTTTGGACATCTTTGTCATTTCTATACTATAATAGCACTAGATGACAATTGAGACTTgagagactctctctctctccctcccccacAGCCCCACCCATCCCTCCTCCTTACTGGAGTGTATAGTTGTCTCATATTCAAATTCAACAATAGGATTAGTGgtaattgataaaaattttagttgCAATGACTGAGATAACAACTTCCCAAGCACAAAATACACCTTACTCTCATAGTGACGCTTGTTTAAAACGTAAATAAATGAATGAACTCTCGTAATATCAACCTCATGCAACAAAGAATTGTAATAGATGCATAGAGAATTGGAAAATGACAGATTTACATATGAACCAATTATATGTCAGCAACAGTTCTACACAAAACCAATTGAAAGGGTCAACCAGTGGGCCGAGAATCCATACAATAATATATCAAGATCCAACTTTCATACAAAAATGTTGATCTGTTTTCTTGCATTCAATTCTTTTTATGTTAGATCATCAATATTGCTATTGTTCGTGCATCAATCTGTTTGGACCTGGTCAACAAATTTCTTTATCCATCATCCTCAGATCCCCTTGAGCAACCCCATGCTCTTCATTATAAGTTTTTCTAGTGAAACTTGAAGAGCAAGCATTGGAATAAGTTTTTCACCAAAGTATGAGGCCTGTTTGCATGCAGACATGATTTCAGGACTGGCACAAAAATGAGCATGTCAATGAAAATGAACAGCATGTGTATACAAATTACAAAAACTAATATACAATCAATTTACAAACACCAAACTCAAATGTCAGAAAAAAGCTACGCACCAGCTGGTGAAAAGAAATTACTTGGTGCCTAAATATTAGGTATAGTTTTTGACCCAGGAAATTTTCAGAACAATCAAAGAAAAACAAAAGCATATaaatatctttaagaaaaaaatttcaccATAAAAGTAAGGATAGGTGAATGCCAAAGCAGAAATCAGGAACCACTAGTGCACAAAGTTGACCTCGCTGCATCCTAGCAGATTCCAAAATTCAAGATAACAGTTTATACTTTCATACTACCCTTGTACTTCGGAACAGCCTTTACTTGGTCGGGTTAGAGTcaactcccccccccccccaaaccaCCCCCAacccaaaaaaataaaggaaaaaaagaaaggaatccCTCTTTCCTTTCCCTGATCAACATGGGAAGTGAATCTGATCTGGGAACTTATAAATACATGAGATAAGATATTCTTTATCTGTCAACCTTAACATTCCCATTAATCACTCACAAGCAAGAGCATTTTCTAGGCATCCTATAAATCAAATAATAAACAATGGCAACATAAATTTGTCAACAAATATTATTCATTCATTATCAGACATATTGATAAGAATTATTAAGTACAACCCACTTTAACTTACATCAAATATGCCTCGAACTTAAAATTAACAATCTCAAgtgtcatttttattttataaggCATTTATACCCAAACATTATGGACTTTGAAATGATGGTTTACTTGAAACCAGGATTTTTCTTGCATGCTTATTTTGGTATCGGCCTTCACCTCTTTTGAGAGTAATAATTTTACCCAACTCATCAACTAAGCGGCCTACTTAAAACTTCTTATATTGTTAGTGCACCATCTAATTGAGGACATATAGTCATGCTAATACGGACATCTTCTCTATCAATAGAATGAGATTAATGATTAAACATACAAATAAGAAGGCTTTCAATTAAAATTCAGAAGTGAGCAGACATTCAACAATTTCAACCAAGGTTCGACGTCTCGATATCAGACCCCATACTGATACCATCCTGTTACAGTGTTGGTACATGGTTCGCTATGGTATGAGACAGCATCCCATGTGTCAATATGGCACGAGACCAGTACAGTACTGGTTAGGATGGCAAACCATGGATTCAACTCTACCCAACCACTATAAGAACCCAAATGCACGTACAGGACTCTAGGTGGCTATGTACCACTCAGAAGGTCTACATAAATTTTCcccatgggtttttttttttgataaaggcaGGATTTCTTAAGTAAAATTGGATTCTGGCTTTCGGTTCAAAAGATAATAAATTATCACATGCCAAATGCTGCCCCAGGCCAAGATTTGTGAACATGTTGCACTTAGGCCAGATGTCTGGTTTGACAAATTTTTACTTATGTTTGATGAATGAGTAGAAAAAAATTAGGTTTTAAAGAGATCAGAATACTATGGACTATCGTGTAGGTGCAGGGGATACATTCTAAAAATAAGAGCAGCAAGCAAGATGTAAGGgctaagaaaagaagaagaatataaACTGGATAAGAAGAGGAAAACCAAAGAGGTAACAAACAAAATCCTTCACTTAAAAAGggcaaaagaaaaggaaaaaaaaaacattattcCAATTTCATACTTGCTTGCATGATAGCTAGCTCCATTATGCTGGACAGCAGAGCAGACCACATAATAAAAACAACTCCAAAAAGCAGATAAGATTGGACCCCCTTCCCCCGCCccaacacacacacatgcatgcaaaaaaaaaagaaaagaaaagaaaaaaaaatgaatacatCATATACCTTAAATCTCTTCCAAATCTCATTTTAGGAAATTAAAGAAAAGAGAATTGCATTGTAACTACTAATATCATCCAGAACTAGAAAAAATCAGAATCTGTGAAATATTACCCTCAAAATCTATTTTGGTAGCTCTTCCACGATCTTCCACaaacagaaagatcaagccttttGTTAAATTTGTTTTATGCCTCTGATTCTGACTGCCTTTATCATTTTCTTATCCTTATAGGTATGCTTTTCCATCCTCTGTTATCCTGTCTTTGTTCACATAAATTTTCTCAAGCTCAATCTCAATCAATTTTGTGTATTCATGTGCAAGATATAGTCATGGGGTTATGACTCGCTTTAATGTCTAAAGGCACGGTTCGCCATACCCATACATACCATACTAGGCATGCCATACTGGTACTGAACCAAGACTCATGAGGCGCATACCAAGTCTCAATACGCTGAACTGATACTCATATCAGGCATACTGATATTGCACCAGTGTGGCACCCATACGGGGTCTGGTATATAGATGACAAAAACTTGGTTTAAACTACCATGACTTACGTTGCTTCTTGTGCATGCGGTGTCCATCATGTAAATTAACACCTTGGTTTCAGCAATTAGAAAGATAACTTTTTACATATTACATAAAGATTCATGGTCCTCCAACCATGAAGAAGTGACTGATGAACCGTCCTGAACCAGGATATTTGGGGTGTACCGAACTAGATTGAATGGTTGCCTGGACGGTTTGGTTGATTGGTTCGGaaagctgatttttttttttattattgtaaAAACTCTCCACCCTCTACCTCTGTCGATTCTTTCGAGTTCACTCCCTCTATCCCGATCTCTCATACCGTCtccccctcttcctctccctctttctctcctccctctccccaGATCTCTCGATCTCTCCATTCCTGGCCTCTTTGTGCGGATGACAGTTCCTGAGGCTAGGGTTAAGGTTCTGTGACCGGGTACGCCTCTCTgccccctcttcctctctttcgagGGGGTTGGTGGTTTGGTGCGTGTGTGGAAAGAATATGGTTATGTTCTCAAACAAGTTGCCGTTCATTCTAGTCCAAAGCAACTTGATCAGCATGCACAAACCTCTCTTTTTCACCCTCTCTAAGCATTAATCTGACCACACaaaggtaaatttttcaacctTTTTAAGTCTGGTGATCATGACTCAACAAAACGCACTTTACAAGTTATAATACCAAATCCTAACTCTTTTGGCAGTCTAAAGAGATTCTAACTATACCGGTGCGACGGGAACGATCAAAACAATTTAATTCAAAGCCAAAATTCCACCCAGATTTCTCAAGAAAAGTAGATAAAACAAAAGGGAGTCGAGGAAACGCACCTTGGATCCCGGAGTGGAAGACCCCGAGGCCAAATAGATAGAGATAATTGTTCATGGGAGTAAGATCGTAGACGTTCAAATAGAGATGCGTCCTGCCGTTACCGTCGCTCCTGCCATTCTTCTGCACCTTCGGAGACGCACATCCCGGCAGAAGCGACCGCATGTTACTGCGACCCCAGAATCACCTTCAAAGATCCCTCAGAATCCCTAAGTCCGGGTCAATTTCCTCATCACCGAGGCCGGGATTCGAGCTCGAATTCAAGAATCCAGCGAAGGGACCGCATTTTGAATGGGGAACCCTAGAATCGAAGGAACCTTTGGAAAGAATGGTAGCAAAAAGGGGGAAAGAGAGATCTTGGGGTGGGTTTCTTAGAATCTTTTGAGGGGGgattatttgaaataatataATTTTCTTAATTCTATTTTTCGTTCTCCTTTCCTTCTTTCAGGAAAGGAGAGCTTCGCCCCTTCATCAAGCGCAGGACGGGGAACGCAACCCCTTTTGAAttcttaattaatattaattggcAAAAGAATGCCCCCTACCATGCTTCTTATTACCAGCGTACCCTTCTTTTCCACTTGGGTCCGTGTCACCGAATGGAGGGGTCTGGACGATCCTACAAGCATACCGTAGATCTCATCGGGCGGAGCATTTCGAAAATTGAATGACAGATGTGTCCTGCACGACCTTTTATACTTTGATTTTATGAACTTCTCTAATACCAGAATGATGTTACGTCCgcatgtatcaaaaaaatatattataagcaAAAGATTTTTCTTCCCTTGCACAACTCTCAAAGCGATCCGAACTCTATCATTCATCCGCCTGTGCAAATCGGACCGGCagatgatccaacggtggatttgCATGGAGGGAAATCCTTCTTTCACATGAGAGATACCCCACGTACCTTGGTGAACCACGTGCTTGCAATCTgtgttttaatatgattcatcCAACATGGCATGCAAACTCCACTAATCAATACAAACAGGAATTTGGTTGGCACGTCCGCAAATAAAGTTTTACTTTGTCATAATGAAACCGAGTGGCAAAATTAAATCTCATTATAACAACAAGTGCTATTGTGTCAAATGGCGTGCAGTGAGGCAACCGTGCTACTTTAAGCTATGTTAGCTACAAAAGACCCATCACAATTCAATGTTTCTTCATGAAAGAGGTAGAGATTGTGAATTGTTCCGAGATTTGGTTTGAGTATATAAGCATTCTCCTTCAAAATCTTCAAAATCATGAAGCATTGTTGATTTCCTAACTGTTGATCAATCTCAATCtacattttcttctttcttgaatGATGGTGGTGGGTGGACAGCATCATTTCAAGGAAATGATAACAAAATCACTCATGACCACTCATGCTAAACAGTTCTCACTCTTCACAGGAGCATGCCATGTTCTTATTTCCATTGTTTGAGGCAATTTATCACGGCCAAGGAATCCTTCTATCGATGGCATAATTCCATTTTGATGACTGTGAGACCATGACACTTGATTGAGTAGAAgagtttattttattatatcattcATATACGTATGTACACAGAGACCCCAAATTGCACTACTTCTGGGGTTGAACACCAATGCTACTAGTCAGGCAAAGAGCTACGGGATTTTGATTTGGTCGGCTTCGGCCCAGCTTACTCCATACATGGGTACAAGTTAGAGCAAACTAGCATCAACAAAGTCGAAAATTCATGCCTTTCAAGTTCCCTGGCAATTGAAATCCTGAGGCTCCACCACATTATAGTACAATGAAGATGATCTCCCGTCAAATTTTGAGATCATCTGGTGAGAAGCTAATCCACAATAACGCTTACCAAGCCGTGCGATGCAAATGTCGATGATTTTCTTGAACATGTTGTCATCTTGAATGCTTGGTTGCTCCACAAATTCAGAGAGAGGCATCCACTGGGATCAGAATGAACatgtcagagagagagagagagagagagagagatttgccaTGAAATCAGCAAGAAGGGTGATCCAATCTAGCTTATTTCTTTTGTAAAAACTCATTGTGAATGCTCAGGATAGTGTTTTTGTTAGGAGAGGAAGACTAGTCCACATATCTCTAAATTCatgtttgataaaatcaaatgcttAAGCCAGAGTTTTGATTCTGTTTAATAAAAGTCCGAAATTACCAGAAATATATGAGCTATTTATCAGGAAAATAACAATACAAAGTTGAAATTACAACTTAACATGTTTTTGACTATTGTTATGCTTTTAGGTTGGATGCAAGTATGTTGCTATCACTGACAACATGCTTGTTATAATTATAACTTAAAAAACTAACACTGTTACCATTTAAAAAGAAAACAAATACggtttctaagaaaaaaatttgaaaccaaTGCTTCAGATATAGGAAACTAATGACACTATAAGATGCCGGTGTTCACATATCTCAAAACATCTTGAAGCAGGtgtcaaattttttaaataggaGCAGCCCATGGGTGGAGCAATGCACTTATTAGAGTCAATTGCGGCTATGGCTATTGTTGCCAAATCTTTACATGTTATTCTCCAATGTCAACATATAGTGCACGACATGAATTATGAGGACAGGAAGCAGAACTGGACACCTCTCCTGTACAATATAGTTTGCCGTTCCGAAAATGAAGAGATTACAAACTGTAATCATTGCTAACCATCAAGACTTCAGAAAAAGGTTAAAGAAAAAGGAACGAAGAGTCACTTTAGTAATGCCAATCAAGTAGGGGTGGAACTAGGCCTCGCTGGGCCGGGCCCTACTTCTGCCCGAGCCCGGTCTGAAATTTATTTTCAGGTTTCGGACCGGGCTTAAGCccaataaatgcataaaaaaccTAACTCGAGCTAGGCCCGAGCCCACGCCCGGATATAAGACTCGGCTCATTTTAGTGGCTCCTCCAAACTTAAATATGTTGTGGGAATACAGCTGAGAATGTGGGAATTGATTaatatgattataaaaatataatataaatattattaaactAATAAAAAGAAAAGTAAGAAAGGTGCTATTGTCAAAAATTACCAGAGCCTAAAAGCGCCATTTACTATAAGATAGAAGTTTCTGATCTTAATACCCCATTTACTATGAGCAAAGCTAGATCTCATCGCAACAAATAACTATAAGTCGTTTGACATTGATTCTATATACAAATTAGCTGAAAAGTTTTATCCTTTGGATTTTACAGAGCAAGAAAGGATTCATCTAAAATATTAGTTGCAACATTATATTCTTGATGTGCCATGTCATCCAGATATGCAGAATTTGTCTACAGTTGCTgacttatgtcaaaaattaatggagatgaaaaaataaaaaatctatcatttgATTGATAGATTAGTTAGACTTGTTTTAACCTTCCAGTTTCAACAGCAACAACTAAACGAGCTTTTTCAGCCATGAACCTCACGAAAACAAGACTTAGAAACAAAATGGAAGATGATTTTCTTACAGACTCATTGGTTGTTCACATAGAAAAAGAAATTTCTGAAATAATTACTGTAGATAATATCATAGATGActtctatgatatgaaaaatcgACGTGTTCAATTGAAATAATAGAagatattgataattttttattatcactctttgattatttttattaatctttgttaaaaaaatttaatatgatttgattatttagtttgaaAAATATTATATGTAATTTGTTTTTAATGTAGTCTGGCCCCCTCAACATTAAAATTCTAGTTCCGTCTTCGGCGCCTCCGTCTCTGCCAACTCCTTCACCTCCTCCATGTCCATGACGGCTTTGCCACCGTCGCTACGAGATGCCGGCCTCCTTTGCAATAGGAACTGCCGAGAGGTGAAGATTAATGATATCGTCGGCAATGGGATTGTCGGGATCCTCCATAAATGGGTCAATTACGGCAAGGTGTGGCAGCCCTAGTGGTTTGTCCTCCAGGATGGTGTCCTCTCCTATTACAAGATCCACGGGCCCGATCGGATCGAGATCAGCTGTGAGACCGAGAAGGGGTCCAAGGTCATCAGGGAAGAGTCGATGCGCCGCTTGTACTATAGCAAGAACGACCAATCCCATCTGCCCCGCAAACCCTTCGACGACGTCCACCTCAAGGCAAGCAAGAAATCAATCTCTTCTCTCCCTACCCACCCTTCGGATCCAATCCCTTCTTGGTTCCTCGTTCTTCTTGATTTTTCCCCCTCTTCTGGTGAAGTCTCTCGGAGAAAAATTGCCGCCCACAGGTGCCTTTCTTCAGTCCGCCGTGCCTTTCTTGGTCCCCCTGCAGAGCTTCACCACCCGACGAAGCCAATCCGGCGATGCGCTCCCTCCAGAGAAATGAAGAACGGAAGAACTATACCTTGTAGTCGGGCTTAGGCTCGGGCTGAGCCAATAGCGAGCCCGAGCCCAGCCCGAAAATGAAATGGGCTATATTTCTGAGCCCAGATCTAGCTTAATTTTATTCGGGCCTAGCCCGAAGCCCAGCCCATAGTCGGATCGGTCCGAGCCCATTTCCAGCCTTACAGTCAAgtatatatcattatttattaaacaAAGGCATCTTACTAATATTCTGGATAGGATGTAACCACTAGAAGGAATAATGGTAGAGAAGGATTGCCTGATGTCCTTGATAATGTTTGATATCTATGATTATGTTCATATACTTGTTTGTTTTAGATGATTTCTCAACCGGCAATAAGGCATGATGGCAATCAACTTATTATAGATAAAATGCCAACATAATGATCTCCCAAATGTCCTGGATAATGCTTGATATCTATGGTTATGGTTATATACTTGTTTGTTTcatatagtttttcaagaggtatttAGGCATGACAGCAATTACTTACCAGAGATAAAGAAAACTACATAATGATCTTATAGAAACCCATCATAGTTTTAAACTTTAAGTCTTTGAGAAACTCATAGGTACTTTGATTACCAGTATAATAGTTACCTTAGCTGCTTGTACTTCCAGCTCATCTATCTTAATCTGACTTGACAAAGGTCTCAGCATGCAGATGAaaaagaggtctgattttccaaaTGCCACATGGTGTGCATGCCTGGtacaagataaattatagaaaaaattaaCATCTAAGAGAAAATTCTTATATTTTgcacaaaaagataaaattatattcCTTTTATATAATTTCTTCTGTTCATTTCTACAAAAGATATTAGGCCATCAGACAAGAACACAAATTTAAGGAGGAATCAGTGGGTTATATTTGTTATCTGCAACTATAAATCAGTTAAATTAATGTTGTCAGATATCAAACTTTTGCTTTCCCAATGCTCTCGGAAATTACAATTCACTAAAGttcttcagaaaaaaaaaaaaaaagctattcaTTGCACTTTGCAAGCACCTGTGCTATGAAGGCACAGGCTAAGGTATACACATTTTTAGTTGAATAAAAACACCTTCTATATGTTGATAATTCCTAACTAGTATTAGTGTACAACAAATCTGTGAAAAAAACATGCATAAATGGTTCGAGCAAATGTGACTGAATAGTTTATAAACCATGCATGGCAGTAAACAGTATAGATATGATTGGTGCTTGTGATTCTACCTACTGGTTAAACCAGTTTATCTAAAATCGGCCTCAAAGATCCTTGTCATTCAAGAAATAAGGCAATGACAGCTTCATCCCCAGAGGTGTCATTGTTTCTTCTGAATTCAGATTGATCCTGATACACCATCTATTGGAAGGGACACTGAAAACTTGGAATCAAAATGGCTTTGAGGGACATGTCAGGCTAATTTTGTTACACAAGATCTTAATAGATTCATTGCAGTAGGAAGCAAAACACACTGAGTTATGTGTTGCAATTTAAAATCCCTTTAGCTTTATGTTTAGCCAAAAGTGTTTCATACGATGTATTCTACAATTTCCAGGTTCTTGGTTCGAATATTGAGAAGCAAGTGTTGAAGTGAATATGTATGTCAATGTGGTAATTAAGAATAAGAATTACAGTATGCTCCTCAAACTCAAGGAAACATAAGAGATAATGTGCATCTTTGTGCAGAGAAGGGTAAGGCACAATGGCAGAGTAAAGATACTGGAATGATAGAACAAATAAGTGTGGAACTAAAGAATGTTTGTATAAGAGCAATTACCAGCTTCAGCATTTCTTTGATAAATGAATAACTGTAACAACACATTTAGTGAATAGAGTTTGCATTTCTCAGCTGCAATTCATTTAGTTAATAAAGGTATAACTCTaacaataatttaaaataaattgctTAAGTATCAGGAAGTTCTTTTGACTCAAAAGCATGTGGGAATAAGAAGACATCAAAATATATTATTACCTAAAAGCTATCACTTCCACAAATTCTGTATCAATCTGTAAAATAGTTAGGAAATAACGTCAATATGCAGGAACCGCTTGTTCTGATTGCTGGAAAATGGAAAAGAGAAGGAATATAAAA includes:
- the LOC105053957 gene encoding uncharacterized protein isoform X3 — translated: MEKLLFDSKLGVVFLGTTCSKPPIGQRSGRRFSRQVCSCREIGFRMKVSYSISRSSSEDIDSTARGKFLKSDSSIINGSEVAACLWPPARGNYILDAYEDEYGGIIIKSESLPWNANDFASSLRASLSQWKVEGKKGVWLKLPLDHSEFVPIAVKVLVVQEKYCASTFAGLWKLPTGFILESEEIFSGAVREVKEETGIDTEFVEVIAFRHAHHVAFGKSDLFFICMLRPLSSQIKIDELEVQAAKWMPLSEFVEQPSIQDDNMFKKIIDICIARLVHGMEYGFGAHEYPTSGVFEVEPRCCPGFVFRRSVWLGTTDMSYSEFRMFIENLAGKYHGDTYHLIVKNCNHFTDDVCMHLTGKPIPGWVNRLAKFVSGSFCNCLLPENIQVTAVGNLPAQPTLSEDESVPITSSAEESDEDDPDHQLLLTSNNDPAHSRAIESC